Proteins from a genomic interval of Desulfovibrio sp.:
- a CDS encoding cytochrome c3 family protein: MKKVMVLTCIMVFALALAAFAAPAAPDKPLEFKGSQKTVMFPHAVHAKVECVTCHHLVDGKESYAKCGSSGCHDDLTGKQGEKSLYYVVHTKKELKHPNCMGCHSKVGEEKPDLKKDMTGCAKSKCHP, encoded by the coding sequence GTGAAGAAAGTTATGGTTCTTACCTGTATCATGGTGTTTGCCCTGGCCCTGGCCGCTTTTGCCGCTCCTGCCGCTCCTGACAAACCGCTGGAATTCAAGGGATCCCAGAAAACCGTCATGTTCCCCCACGCGGTTCATGCCAAGGTTGAGTGCGTTACCTGTCACCATCTGGTGGACGGCAAGGAAAGCTATGCCAAGTGCGGCAGCTCCGGTTGCCACGACGACCTCACCGGCAAGCAGGGCGAAAAGAGCCTGTACTATGTGGTGCACACCAAGAAAGAACTCAAGCACCCCAACTGCATGGGCTGTCACTCCAAGGTTGGCGAAGAAAAGCCCGACCTCAAGAAGGACATGACCGGTTGCGCCAAGTCCAAGTGCCATCCGTAG
- a CDS encoding ubiquinone/menaquinone biosynthesis methyltransferase produces METSRNTAAESTAKPAHDAAVAGMFGRIVPFYDLLNRVLSLGLDQYWRKVLAQNVRIGDTGRVLDLAAGTLDVSLAIRRRYPTATVPAMDFCPPMLVRGSRKLKDDNARSILPVAADAKRLPLPDSSVDCITIAFGIRNILPREAAFAEMLRVLRPGGRACILEFGSGQERIWGGLYNVYLNHLLPRVGKIFSKDPGAYEYLADTIRKFPSARSLEQEMRTAGFERAWHEKLTSGIVCLHVGEKAR; encoded by the coding sequence GTGGAAACCTCCCGCAACACCGCCGCAGAATCCACAGCCAAGCCCGCGCACGATGCCGCTGTGGCTGGCATGTTTGGCCGCATTGTGCCTTTTTACGATCTGCTGAACCGCGTGCTGAGCCTCGGCCTTGACCAGTACTGGCGCAAGGTGCTGGCGCAGAATGTGCGTATTGGCGATACGGGCCGCGTGCTCGACCTGGCCGCCGGTACACTTGATGTTTCGCTGGCCATTCGCCGCCGCTACCCCACGGCCACGGTTCCGGCCATGGATTTTTGCCCGCCCATGCTGGTGCGTGGCAGCCGCAAACTCAAGGACGACAACGCACGCAGCATCCTGCCCGTGGCAGCCGATGCCAAGCGCCTGCCCCTGCCCGACTCCTCTGTTGACTGCATTACCATTGCTTTTGGCATTCGCAATATCCTGCCCCGCGAGGCGGCCTTTGCTGAGATGCTGCGCGTTCTGCGCCCCGGCGGCAGGGCTTGCATTCTTGAATTCGGTTCCGGGCAGGAACGCATCTGGGGTGGACTGTACAATGTGTACCTCAACCACCTGCTGCCGCGCGTGGGCAAAATTTTTTCAAAAGACCCCGGCGCATACGAATACCTTGCCGATACCATCCGCAAGTTTCCGTCTGCCCGCAGCCTTGAGCAGGAAATGCGCACCGCTGGCTTTGAACGCGCATGGCACGAAAAGCTCACCTCGGGCATTGTATGTCTGCATGTGGGGGAAAAGGCGCGCTAG
- a CDS encoding DUF2065 domain-containing protein gives MKFDYTLFLRALGLAIIIEGLCWTLFPGGMRRALLQLLPQPESRLRAIGLIALAVGLGLVALACP, from the coding sequence ATGAAATTCGATTACACCCTGTTTTTGCGAGCCCTGGGGCTGGCCATCATCATTGAAGGCCTTTGCTGGACGCTGTTTCCCGGCGGCATGCGCCGCGCTCTGCTGCAACTGCTGCCGCAGCCAGAAAGCCGCCTGCGCGCCATTGGCCTGATCGCTCTGGCCGTGGGGCTTGGGCTTGTGGCTCTGGCCTGCCCCTAG
- the mqnB gene encoding futalosine hydrolase yields the protein MSLLLCAATGPELAGLVPGFVPEGFSASAAKNWPEMTLWPLRLKCGPALCCTTGVGPVNAALAMGLVLARADAEGTPATAVLNSGLAGAFDLAQHPLLALCRVQEEIWPEYGLHDGHSVTAEAFGFPQWQPSQGPAVRDRIQLAGLEALTALGANPQDPAFLPCTSLTVAGVSASFARASDLRVRYAAGLENMEGFAVAYACARMGIPCVGIRSVSNKVGPRAQDEKDFPGALAALTRVLPALNLI from the coding sequence GTGAGCCTGCTACTCTGCGCTGCCACTGGCCCGGAACTGGCGGGCCTTGTACCGGGATTCGTTCCGGAAGGATTTTCTGCCTCTGCGGCCAAGAACTGGCCAGAGATGACCTTGTGGCCCCTGCGCCTCAAGTGCGGCCCTGCTTTGTGCTGCACCACCGGCGTGGGCCCGGTCAACGCTGCGCTTGCCATGGGTCTTGTGCTTGCCAGGGCCGATGCCGAGGGTACGCCCGCTACGGCAGTGCTCAATTCGGGCCTTGCCGGTGCCTTTGATCTGGCGCAGCACCCCCTGCTGGCCCTGTGCCGTGTGCAGGAAGAAATCTGGCCCGAATACGGCCTGCACGACGGGCACTCGGTAACAGCAGAAGCTTTTGGTTTTCCGCAGTGGCAGCCCTCGCAGGGGCCTGCAGTGCGCGACCGCATCCAGCTTGCCGGGCTTGAGGCTCTGACGGCCCTGGGTGCAAACCCACAAGACCCGGCTTTTTTGCCCTGCACCTCGCTTACGGTGGCCGGGGTCAGCGCCAGTTTTGCCAGAGCATCCGACCTGCGCGTCCGCTATGCCGCCGGTCTTGAAAATATGGAAGGCTTTGCCGTGGCATACGCCTGCGCCCGCATGGGCATTCCCTGTGTGGGAATACGCAGTGTTTCCAACAAGGTTGGGCCGCGAGCCCAGGACGAAAAGGATTTTCCCGGTGCGCTGGCAGCGCTCACGCGGGTATTACCCGCGCTTAACCTCATCTGA
- a CDS encoding polyprenyl synthetase family protein: MIQLKARLALELPGINRALNKAVDTLPEPVRPVARHIFDAGGKRLRPLLTVLTSRLLGHESKNIQDLAITLEMLHAATLLHDDVLDNAVSRRGKPAAHTIFDVSSVILAGDALLAGANALVANYGDTRLTRCFSEATSRTAAGEILEIAAQRRVDSSSADYEEMVRGKTAWLIRAACEMGALAAGADDASVAAAAAYGENLGMAFQMVDDALDFAPESVTGKPTGGDVREGKLTPPLRLHRDSLSTDERSAFDAAFCAGLMTESDAASIAESIRQAGYDDAVRRQADEFLDAARQALETLPDRPERELMRQMADYVRDRKK, encoded by the coding sequence ATGATCCAACTGAAAGCACGTCTGGCTCTTGAGCTGCCCGGCATCAACCGCGCCCTGAACAAGGCCGTGGATACCCTGCCGGAACCCGTACGGCCTGTGGCCCGCCACATTTTTGATGCGGGCGGCAAACGTCTGCGCCCACTGCTTACCGTGCTTACGTCGCGCCTTTTGGGCCACGAGAGCAAGAACATACAGGATCTGGCCATCACGCTGGAAATGCTGCATGCCGCAACCCTGCTGCACGACGACGTGCTCGACAATGCCGTAAGCCGCCGGGGTAAACCCGCCGCGCACACGATTTTTGACGTTTCGAGCGTTATTCTTGCGGGTGATGCCCTGCTGGCCGGGGCCAATGCCCTGGTGGCAAACTACGGCGATACCCGCCTGACCCGCTGTTTTTCAGAGGCCACCAGCCGCACGGCTGCGGGCGAAATACTTGAAATTGCGGCCCAGCGCCGCGTGGATTCTAGCAGCGCCGACTATGAAGAAATGGTTCGCGGCAAAACTGCCTGGCTTATCCGCGCTGCCTGTGAAATGGGCGCACTTGCCGCCGGGGCGGACGACGCCTCTGTGGCGGCGGCTGCAGCGTACGGCGAAAATCTCGGCATGGCCTTCCAGATGGTGGATGATGCCCTCGATTTTGCCCCCGAAAGCGTCACGGGCAAACCCACCGGCGGCGACGTGCGCGAGGGCAAGCTTACGCCGCCCCTGCGCCTGCACCGCGACAGCCTGAGCACCGATGAACGCAGCGCCTTTGACGCCGCCTTCTGCGCCGGGCTGATGACCGAATCCGACGCCGCCAGCATTGCCGAAAGCATCCGGCAGGCCGGTTATGACGACGCCGTGCGCCGTCAGGCAGATGAATTTCTTGACGCGGCAAGGCAGGCATTGGAAACTCTGCCTGACAGACCCGAGCGTGAGCTCATGCGCCAGATGGCCGACTACGTGCGCGACAGAAAAAAGTAA
- a CDS encoding AIR synthase-related protein produces the protein MLYRVETGPRAGLDDTQGRKTAQHLRKALNISVSGVRQIKVFTVDGLDAAQVARLLDESIWHDPILQEASLEPLPLLDTTADWFVEVGFRPGVTDNEARTARDTAAMVLDIPRDSLRVYTAVQYRISSDKAAPLTLDQVDALARDLLCNTLIQRYRIKSRQEWDAQSGFEAQAARVTGEINEAVDTINLSSMGDDALTKASRENTWALNLREMHCIREQFTAPEEADRRKALGLPADPTDVEMEVLAQTWSEHCKHKIFASRINYTDAATGRREVVDNLYKTCIRDATAMLRERMGENDYCKSVFKDNAGVISFINGYDACIKVETHNSPSALDPYGGALTGIVGVNRDPMGTGMGAELVCNTDVFCFASPFHDKNLPPRLLHPRRVLEGVREGVEHGGNKSGIPTVNGSLVFDERYLGKPLVYCGTVGIIPAELHGRPGWFKQAEEGDYIVMTGGRIGKDGIHGATFSSEELHEGSPATAVQIGDPITQRKMYDFIMRARDMGLYHAITDNGAGGLSSSVGEMAEDTGGCVLDIAKAPLKYDGLRPWEILLSEAQERMTLAVPAEKLDEFMALAARMDVEATALGRFTTSGYFEVRYHDRIIASMPMEFMHEGVPQLELEAEWKAPETTDITMDVAAVEQTAFLQRMLGTLNICSKEYIIRQYDHEVRGGSVVKPLVGVKRDGPADAGVIRPLLESDAGLVISHGICPKFSDYDTYWMMANAMDEAIRNAVAVGADPDALAGVDNFCWCDPVVSPSNPDGRYKLAQLVRACRALRQFSLAFGVPCISGKDSMKNDYTGGGERISIPPTVLFSIMGVIRNVTAAQTSDFKQPGDAIYVLGGTWREMAGSEAATELGLKGGRVPHVEAASAMQRYRAVNALMGQRAFSACHDCSDGGLAVAIAEMCIGGRLGAEIDLNAVPALDAMNVTELLYSESASRLVVSVKPDIAMILDALGQWQLCARIGTVTGTGQLTMKSGDSVIVDSSVEDLARAFKRTLDW, from the coding sequence ATGCTCTATAGGGTGGAAACCGGCCCCCGCGCCGGACTCGACGATACCCAGGGTCGCAAAACGGCCCAGCACCTGCGCAAGGCGCTTAACATTTCTGTTTCCGGCGTCCGCCAGATCAAGGTATTTACGGTGGACGGCCTTGATGCCGCGCAGGTGGCGCGTCTGCTGGACGAAAGCATCTGGCACGACCCCATTCTTCAGGAAGCCTCACTTGAGCCGCTGCCCCTGCTCGACACCACGGCAGACTGGTTTGTGGAAGTGGGTTTTCGCCCCGGCGTGACCGACAACGAGGCCCGCACCGCGCGCGATACCGCCGCCATGGTGCTGGATATTCCGCGCGACAGCCTGCGCGTGTACACGGCCGTGCAGTACCGCATCAGCAGCGACAAGGCAGCGCCCCTCACCCTCGATCAGGTGGACGCACTGGCCCGCGACCTTTTGTGCAATACGCTTATCCAGCGTTACCGCATCAAGAGCCGCCAGGAGTGGGACGCACAGTCGGGCTTTGAGGCCCAGGCCGCCAGGGTTACGGGCGAAATCAACGAGGCCGTTGACACCATCAACCTGTCCTCCATGGGCGACGATGCCCTCACCAAGGCCAGCCGCGAAAATACCTGGGCCCTGAACCTCAGGGAAATGCACTGCATCCGCGAGCAGTTCACTGCCCCGGAAGAGGCTGACCGCCGCAAGGCTCTGGGCCTGCCTGCCGACCCCACCGATGTGGAAATGGAAGTGCTGGCACAGACCTGGTCCGAGCACTGCAAGCACAAGATCTTTGCCTCGCGCATCAATTATACCGATGCCGCCACAGGCCGCCGCGAAGTGGTGGACAACCTGTACAAGACCTGCATCCGCGACGCTACGGCCATGCTGCGCGAGCGCATGGGCGAAAACGACTATTGCAAGTCCGTCTTCAAGGACAACGCGGGCGTTATCTCGTTCATCAACGGCTACGATGCCTGCATCAAGGTTGAAACCCACAATAGCCCCTCGGCGCTCGACCCTTACGGTGGCGCCCTTACCGGTATTGTGGGCGTAAACCGCGACCCCATGGGCACGGGCATGGGCGCGGAACTGGTGTGCAATACGGACGTTTTCTGTTTTGCCTCGCCCTTCCACGACAAGAACCTGCCCCCGCGTCTGCTGCACCCCCGCCGCGTGCTTGAAGGCGTGCGTGAAGGTGTGGAACACGGCGGCAACAAGTCGGGCATTCCCACGGTCAATGGTTCGCTGGTGTTTGACGAGCGCTACCTTGGCAAGCCGCTGGTGTACTGCGGTACGGTGGGCATTATTCCCGCCGAGCTGCACGGCCGCCCCGGCTGGTTCAAACAGGCAGAGGAAGGCGACTATATCGTCATGACCGGTGGCCGTATTGGCAAGGACGGCATCCACGGCGCAACATTCTCGTCTGAAGAGCTGCACGAAGGCTCGCCCGCCACGGCCGTGCAGATTGGCGACCCCATCACCCAGCGCAAGATGTACGACTTCATCATGCGCGCCCGCGACATGGGCCTGTACCATGCCATCACCGACAACGGCGCTGGCGGCCTTTCCTCCTCTGTGGGCGAAATGGCCGAAGATACGGGCGGCTGCGTGCTCGACATCGCCAAGGCCCCGCTGAAGTACGACGGCCTGCGCCCCTGGGAAATTCTGCTTTCAGAAGCCCAGGAACGCATGACCCTGGCCGTGCCCGCTGAAAAACTCGACGAATTCATGGCCCTTGCGGCCCGCATGGATGTGGAAGCCACGGCTCTTGGCCGCTTCACCACCTCTGGCTACTTTGAAGTGCGCTACCACGACCGCATCATCGCTTCCATGCCCATGGAATTCATGCACGAAGGCGTGCCGCAGCTGGAGCTTGAAGCCGAGTGGAAGGCCCCGGAAACCACCGACATTACCATGGACGTGGCCGCCGTTGAGCAAACCGCCTTTTTGCAGCGCATGCTGGGCACGCTCAACATCTGCTCCAAGGAATATATCATCCGCCAGTATGACCACGAAGTACGCGGCGGCAGCGTGGTGAAGCCTCTCGTGGGCGTCAAGCGCGATGGCCCCGCCGACGCGGGCGTTATCCGCCCCCTGCTGGAATCGGACGCTGGCCTTGTGATTTCGCACGGCATCTGCCCCAAGTTCAGCGATTACGATACCTACTGGATGATGGCCAACGCCATGGACGAAGCCATCCGCAACGCCGTGGCCGTGGGTGCAGACCCCGACGCCCTGGCCGGCGTGGACAACTTCTGCTGGTGCGACCCTGTGGTCAGCCCCTCCAACCCCGATGGCCGCTACAAGCTGGCCCAGCTGGTGCGCGCCTGCCGTGCCCTGCGGCAGTTCTCGCTGGCCTTTGGCGTACCTTGCATTTCGGGCAAGGACTCCATGAAGAACGACTACACCGGCGGCGGCGAGCGCATTTCCATTCCGCCCACGGTGTTGTTCTCCATCATGGGCGTCATCCGAAATGTCACCGCCGCCCAGACCTCTGACTTCAAGCAGCCCGGCGACGCCATTTACGTGCTTGGCGGCACCTGGCGTGAAATGGCCGGCAGCGAAGCCGCCACCGAGCTGGGCCTCAAGGGTGGCCGAGTGCCCCATGTTGAAGCCGCCAGCGCCATGCAGCGCTACCGCGCGGTCAACGCCCTCATGGGGCAGCGCGCCTTTTCGGCCTGCCACGACTGCTCTGACGGCGGCCTTGCCGTGGCCATTGCAGAAATGTGCATAGGCGGACGCCTGGGCGCGGAAATTGACCTCAATGCCGTGCCCGCCCTGGACGCCATGAACGTGACCGAACTGCTCTACAGCGAAAGCGCCAGCCGTCTGGTTGTGAGCGTGAAGCCCGACATCGCCATGATTCTTGATGCCCTTGGCCAGTGGCAGCTTTGCGCACGCATCGGCACGGTCACCGGAACTGGCCAGTTGACCATGAAATCCGGCGACAGCGTGATTGTCGATTCTTCGGTGGAAGATCTGGCCCGCGCCTTCAAGAGAACGCTGGACTGGTAA
- a CDS encoding septal ring lytic transglycosylase RlpA family protein codes for MKYSRWPLVLAAIALCMLLAPPMNADAASQSAPSDQKHKNAASSAAKKSSGDTDTRKSKREKSSEKSASSSHSSRSKRDKAESRSKSKQRNSSSKQSASIDADRRDSTDSRDIWLKRAQESEIMTGKASWYGRDFHGGPTASGNDYDMYTFTAAHRTLPMGTVVRVTDQENGKSVMVCVTDRGPFVRGRVIDLSFAAAQQIDIGNRGVSRVELEVVSDESGTPLKPDEAFFVRYNAAQSDEKIGPYRAFADAAAMHEALRQVHPEAEVVIDQSR; via the coding sequence ATGAAGTATTCACGCTGGCCATTAGTGCTGGCGGCCATAGCCCTTTGCATGCTTTTGGCCCCCCCCATGAACGCCGACGCGGCTTCACAAAGCGCTCCCTCTGATCAAAAGCACAAGAACGCTGCCTCTTCCGCCGCCAAAAAGTCTTCTGGCGACACTGATACTCGCAAATCCAAACGCGAAAAATCCAGTGAAAAATCCGCCTCTTCGTCGCACAGCTCGCGCTCCAAGCGCGATAAAGCTGAATCGCGCTCCAAATCCAAGCAACGCAATTCTTCGTCCAAGCAGTCGGCCTCCATTGATGCAGACCGCAGGGACAGTACCGACAGCCGCGATATCTGGCTGAAGCGTGCTCAGGAGAGCGAAATCATGACCGGCAAGGCATCATGGTACGGACGTGATTTTCACGGCGGCCCCACTGCCAGCGGCAATGATTACGACATGTATACCTTCACCGCCGCACACCGCACCCTGCCCATGGGCACGGTTGTTCGCGTCACCGACCAGGAAAACGGCAAGAGCGTTATGGTCTGTGTGACGGACAGGGGTCCCTTTGTGCGCGGGCGGGTTATCGACCTTTCTTTTGCGGCCGCCCAGCAGATTGATATTGGCAACCGCGGCGTCAGCCGGGTTGAGCTGGAAGTGGTCAGCGATGAGAGCGGCACGCCGCTGAAGCCCGACGAAGCATTTTTTGTGCGCTACAATGCGGCGCAGAGCGATGAAAAAATCGGACCCTACCGCGCCTTTGCTGATGCCGCCGCCATGCACGAAGCCCTGCGTCAGGTTCACCCTGAAGCCGAGGTGGTCATAGACCAGTCCCGCTAG
- a CDS encoding DMT family transporter translates to MSFTTKKDAMGFFYSIVSSAAFGLIPLFTLPLMKLGVSGPTALFYRFAIATVVLGIVLAMRGERFGARGIDLCKLAGMSFMYTMAALLFFWGFKHMPSGVVATIQFTYPVMVMLIMTVFYHERFSWITATSIAFAIAGVYLLSGGGDGDGGTEMGMSLLAISLLLLSALCNAIYITTIYAARIPNMSGLVMTFYVLAFGAVISGGNSLLSGTFQPLHSWWELLLATLLAVVTAVVSNLTLILAIQRIGSTLTSILGVMEPVTAVAVGILVFNEPFSLSLVVGVGLIAASVVLVMLGKQITEFFQRHKPA, encoded by the coding sequence TTGTCATTTACCACCAAGAAGGATGCAATGGGCTTCTTTTACAGTATCGTGTCGTCAGCGGCCTTTGGTCTGATTCCACTGTTTACCCTGCCGCTCATGAAGCTTGGCGTATCTGGGCCCACGGCGCTTTTTTACCGCTTTGCCATTGCCACGGTCGTGCTGGGCATTGTGCTTGCCATGCGCGGCGAGCGCTTTGGCGCGCGCGGCATTGACCTGTGCAAGCTGGCAGGCATGAGCTTTATGTACACCATGGCGGCCCTGCTGTTTTTCTGGGGCTTCAAGCACATGCCCAGCGGCGTTGTGGCGACCATACAGTTTACCTACCCGGTCATGGTCATGCTGATCATGACGGTTTTTTACCACGAGCGATTTTCGTGGATAACGGCCACATCCATTGCCTTTGCCATTGCGGGCGTCTACCTGCTCAGTGGCGGGGGCGACGGCGATGGCGGCACAGAAATGGGCATGAGTCTGCTGGCCATTTCGCTGCTGCTGCTCTCTGCCCTGTGCAACGCCATTTATATTACCACCATCTACGCAGCACGCATACCCAACATGAGCGGCCTTGTGATGACGTTTTACGTGCTGGCATTCGGCGCTGTCATATCTGGCGGCAATTCCCTGCTTTCCGGCACGTTCCAGCCCCTGCATTCGTGGTGGGAGCTGCTGCTTGCCACCCTTCTGGCCGTGGTTACGGCTGTGGTGTCAAACCTCACCCTCATTCTGGCGATCCAGCGCATCGGCTCTACCCTGACGTCCATTCTGGGCGTCATGGAACCGGTTACGGCCGTTGCCGTAGGCATTCTGGTGTTCAACGAGCCCTTCAGCCTTTCGCTGGTGGTGGGTGTGGGGCTTATCGCTGCCTCTGTGGTGTTGGTGATGCTGGGCAAACAGATAACGGAATTTTTCCAGCGGCATAAACCTGCCTGA
- the leuB gene encoding 3-isopropylmalate dehydrogenase: protein MKKTICLLPGDGIGPEILDEGVKVLKAAAEKFSHDFVFETAHIGGSAIDATGDPLPEETVRKCRAADAVFLAAVGGPKWDALAPEKRPEKGLLRIRKELALFANLRPAMLLPELAGACLLRADIAAKGLDLVVVRELTGDIYFGEPRGQEVRDGLRTGYNTMVYNEEEIRRIATVAFETARKRRGKVCSVEKSNVLETSRLWKEVVLETHRQYADVELTHMYVDNAAMQLVRDPSQFDVILTGNIFGDILSDEASVITGSLGMLPSASMGATGPGLFEPIHGSAPDIAGQNKANPLATILSGAMMLRLGFDMGKEADAIEAAVRKTLADGFRTGDIMEPGKTLLGCKEMGDKVVERL, encoded by the coding sequence ATGAAAAAGACCATCTGCCTTTTGCCGGGTGACGGCATCGGCCCGGAGATTCTGGACGAGGGTGTTAAGGTTCTGAAGGCCGCCGCTGAAAAATTCAGCCACGATTTTGTGTTTGAAACCGCCCACATTGGCGGCTCTGCCATCGACGCCACCGGCGATCCTCTGCCGGAAGAAACCGTGCGCAAGTGCCGCGCTGCCGACGCTGTTTTTCTGGCAGCCGTGGGCGGCCCCAAGTGGGACGCCCTTGCTCCAGAAAAAAGGCCGGAAAAAGGCCTGCTGCGAATCCGCAAGGAACTGGCCCTTTTTGCCAACCTGCGCCCGGCCATGCTGCTGCCCGAGCTGGCAGGGGCCTGCCTGTTGCGCGCGGATATTGCCGCCAAGGGGCTTGATCTTGTGGTGGTGCGCGAGCTCACCGGCGACATCTATTTTGGCGAACCGCGCGGGCAGGAAGTGCGCGACGGTCTGCGCACCGGCTACAACACCATGGTTTACAACGAAGAAGAAATTCGCCGTATCGCCACGGTGGCCTTTGAAACGGCCCGCAAGCGCCGCGGCAAGGTGTGCTCGGTAGAAAAAAGCAATGTGCTCGAAACCTCGCGCCTGTGGAAGGAAGTGGTCCTCGAAACACACCGTCAGTATGCTGATGTGGAATTGACCCACATGTACGTGGACAATGCCGCCATGCAGCTGGTGCGCGATCCCTCGCAGTTTGACGTGATCCTCACGGGCAACATCTTTGGCGACATTCTGTCCGACGAAGCCTCGGTCATCACCGGCTCGCTGGGCATGCTGCCGTCCGCCTCCATGGGTGCCACGGGTCCCGGCCTGTTCGAGCCCATCCACGGCTCTGCGCCCGACATCGCGGGCCAGAACAAGGCCAACCCCCTTGCAACAATTCTTTCCGGGGCCATGATGCTGCGCCTCGGTTTTGACATGGGCAAGGAAGCCGACGCCATTGAAGCAGCCGTGCGCAAAACCCTGGCAGACGGGTTCCGCACCGGCGATATAATGGAGCCCGGCAAAACCCTGCTGGGCTGCAAGGAAATGGGCGACAAGGTTGTGGAACGGCTGTAG
- a CDS encoding 3-isopropylmalate dehydratase small subunit: protein MNYKGKAHKVGEHIDTDAIIPARFLVTIDAKKLGENCMSGLEPDWVKRVTPGDIMVAGRNFGCGSSREHAPIAILGAGMQVVIGHSFARIFYRNSFNMGLLLMEVGDDVDKINDGDDLEIDATTGVIRDLTNGVEITCPPLPKSMAAILDKGGLVGYVKERLA from the coding sequence ATGAATTACAAGGGTAAGGCCCACAAAGTGGGCGAACATATTGATACAGATGCCATCATTCCCGCGCGTTTTCTGGTTACCATCGATGCCAAAAAACTGGGCGAAAACTGCATGTCCGGCCTTGAGCCCGACTGGGTCAAGCGCGTCACCCCCGGCGACATCATGGTTGCGGGCCGCAACTTTGGTTGCGGTTCCTCGCGCGAGCATGCGCCCATAGCCATTCTTGGCGCTGGCATGCAGGTGGTTATCGGTCACAGCTTTGCTCGCATCTTTTACCGCAACTCGTTCAACATGGGCTTGCTGCTCATGGAAGTGGGCGACGATGTGGACAAGATCAACGATGGTGACGATCTCGAAATTGACGCCACCACCGGTGTTATACGCGACCTCACTAACGGCGTGGAAATCACCTGCCCGCCGTTGCCCAAGTCTATGGCGGCTATCCTCGATAAGGGTGGGCTTGTCGGCTATGTCAAGGAACGCCTTGCCTAA
- a CDS encoding 3-isopropylmalate dehydratase large subunit → MPQTLAQKILQAHTDEVVEQDGQIVQCRVSLVLANDITGPLAIKSFKGMGAEKVFDKDRIALVMDHFTPQKDIDSANQVMVTRKFAQEQNITHYYEGGDCGVEHTLLPEQGLVGPGDVVIGADSHTCTYGGIGAFATGMGSTDIAAAMALGETWFKVPSTIRVNIDGQMPKWLRGKDLMLMLIGAIGVDGALYKALEFGGSVVDGLSVEGRLCMANMAIEAGGKVGLFAVDAKTRAYCAEHKRPGLTQDLAADPGAVYERVVNIDVTGKEPVVACPHLPSNVKPVSAVRDTPIQQVVIGSCTNGRISDMRDAAEVLRGRKVAKHLRCIVLPSTPTVWKQCLKEGLIEIFMESGCVVGPCTCGPCLGGHMGILGDGERAVATTNRNFKGRMGSLSSEVYLASPIVAAASAIAGCVAGPDQL, encoded by the coding sequence ATGCCACAGACGCTTGCGCAAAAAATTTTGCAAGCCCACACAGACGAAGTTGTGGAACAGGACGGCCAGATTGTTCAGTGCCGCGTGTCGCTGGTGCTTGCCAACGACATTACCGGCCCTCTTGCCATCAAATCCTTCAAGGGAATGGGCGCGGAAAAGGTTTTTGACAAAGACAGGATCGCTCTGGTCATGGACCACTTTACGCCGCAAAAAGATATCGATTCCGCCAATCAGGTCATGGTGACCCGCAAGTTTGCACAGGAACAGAATATCACCCATTATTATGAAGGCGGCGACTGCGGCGTGGAACACACCTTGCTGCCTGAGCAGGGCCTTGTGGGCCCCGGCGATGTGGTTATCGGCGCAGACAGTCATACCTGCACCTACGGCGGCATTGGCGCATTTGCCACGGGCATGGGTTCTACCGATATCGCCGCCGCCATGGCTCTGGGCGAAACTTGGTTCAAGGTGCCGTCCACCATTCGCGTGAATATTGACGGTCAGATGCCCAAGTGGCTGCGCGGCAAAGACCTTATGCTCATGCTCATCGGCGCCATAGGTGTGGACGGTGCTTTGTACAAGGCTTTGGAATTTGGCGGCTCTGTGGTCGACGGCCTTTCGGTTGAAGGCCGCCTGTGCATGGCCAACATGGCCATCGAGGCTGGCGGCAAGGTGGGCCTGTTTGCGGTGGACGCCAAAACCCGTGCCTACTGCGCGGAGCACAAGCGCCCCGGTCTTACGCAGGATCTGGCCGCCGACCCGGGCGCAGTGTACGAGCGCGTGGTCAACATTGATGTGACCGGTAAGGAGCCCGTGGTGGCCTGCCCGCACCTGCCTTCCAACGTAAAGCCTGTTTCCGCAGTGCGTGACACGCCCATCCAGCAGGTGGTCATCGGCTCGTGCACCAACGGTCGCATCAGCGATATGCGCGATGCCGCCGAAGTGCTGCGCGGCCGCAAGGTTGCCAAGCATCTGCGCTGTATCGTGCTGCCCTCCACCCCCACGGTGTGGAAGCAGTGCCTCAAGGAAGGCCTCATCGAAATCTTTATGGAATCCGGCTGTGTGGTCGGTCCCTGCACCTGCGGCCCCTGCCTTGGCGGTCACATGGGCATTCTGGGCGATGGCGAACGCGCCGTGGCCACCACCAACCGCAATTTCAAGGGCCGCATGGGCAGCCTGAGCTCAGAAGTGTATCTGGCCAGCCCCATTGTGGCAGCCGCTTCGGCCATTGCGGGTTGCGTGGCCGGGCCCGATCAGCTGTAG